Within Saccharomycodes ludwigii strain NBRC 1722 chromosome IV, whole genome shotgun sequence, the genomic segment GTCACAAGGAAAGTATGGTGGAAATTGTGACTTCCATTTAATTAGAAAATCCTCAATTGACAAGTATTGTTTGGAACAGAACTTTCTTAAACTTTTAATGCCATACCATTTGGCTATTTCAAAAGTGTTTAGTGCATAACTTTTTGTGCCAGCATCATCGCTGTTACTTGTAATGAGACCAGTGGAGTCCCCAAATTTCTCTAAAATAGTGTGAATAACCTCTTTGTCTATACTCATTCCTTCATTATTCACTTCTTTAGAAATAAACTCTTGGCACTGCTCAAGTGTTAGGTCCCTGAATACTGCATCATtcccaataataatacaattaAGCAGAATATGTAAGACTTCTGAAATATATTCGTTAGATAATAAACAGGCAATGCCACCATCCGTAGTTATGCACCCTCCAAATTTATACCATTGGCGATAAAATTCAGTAACTGAACAAGGCGAAATAGATATAAATTCGTCCAAGGTCAAATGAAGTTTACTCTTGTTATCCACGATGagctttttatttctatgtAATATTGGTAATAACGAAATATCTATTTTCCCCTcactttttaataattctagttcaaaattttgtttcGAAAACACGTTATAATCCGAaccattatttttgttattttccaTCAGCA encodes:
- the DCC1 gene encoding Dcc1p (similar to Saccharomyces cerevisiae YCL016C | DCC1 | Defective in sister Chromatid Cohesion) — protein: MQLNLYSKDLKHSVDKASTYKLLQLTPELLEYINKREDNKPTNNDQRIYLKSMDRSNSDVVLVTDRNTFVLRQKMHSNTVLLMENNKNNGSDYNVFSKQNFELELLKSEGKIDISLLPILHRNKKLIVDNKSKLHLTLDEFISISPCSVTEFYRQWYKFGGCITTDGGIACLLSNEYISEVLHILLNCIIIGNDAVFRDLTLEQCQEFISKEVNNEGMSIDKEVIHTILEKFGDSTGLITSNSDDAGTKSYALNTFEIAKWYGIKSLRKFCSKQYLSIEDFLIKWKSQFPPYFPCDIDLTMLVGFYVKDINRDRISYLDKNGLSGNIKQRFKELFKLQNTWNESEIWPFIEQLNTLNLKPESFIMKYARRKRIKKNKYVITSR